Proteins encoded in a region of the Xylocopa sonorina isolate GNS202 chromosome 11, iyXylSono1_principal, whole genome shotgun sequence genome:
- the Posh gene encoding SH3 domain containing ring finger posh isoform X2 yields the protein MDECMLNDLLECSVCLERLDTSSKVLPCQHTFCKKCLEEIVSTHRELRCPECRILVDAKVDDLPPNVLLMRILEGMRNAAPKSTKSVIKTNSGSQRHFAGHQITSVPIVTTSIMPVTPAVFTNEPIRHANATAKQVQLHNQTYGRAIYDYMSKVPGDLSFKKGDIVILRKKIDNNWCFGESANSHGVFPLSYVQVMTPLTPHVPQCKALYDFRMTNDDEDGCLTFNKGEVISVIRRVDENWAEGKLLDRIGIFPLAFVELNSVARALMKLSTNTQPGPSRVAPPTPTNEETIPLIPTDHSRNLQTSQPRPQLVQNTILPISDSISSVSSGGSSSTTTPNTPNSSTTSSSSSTAPSSPSSPATSPPAVGNRHNVKRHSFTAVNSAHQVHPHHRHSAEILSPAVDHAIGSGNSGCRNESFSSTQTSASVTDHNLRHRRSGSSDLALAQSSQSLCATTGNTHLPAAYIALYPYKPQKADELELRKGGIYMVTERCQDGWFKGTSNRTQKCGVFPGNYVAPAKCQRGLCRGSSNTGQHQNVPSSTSQNSTESRVTVTYTKNKGPAPQPHNPRTLLPPELPPRAISPSSTVSSSWHGQSQTQSQENSPPRYNEQNSANPLGRSHSAVMSSNISSPGKQVTLPQSLTATPTVVGINNSGIVATGGTSSINDMNKSPNSTLHAMASPSCAPSVTTSSKNTEKKEKKDKCVSLMRRLTNIKKSKSPPPTTYSMDNPVFDDGNSINPVHVRSGSCPSQLLQVGATQELNASYNHHRLCPGTVQGHITSSQRLKYKERPSLPVSILPRSNESGGMACTPMGNHHRKSNSLDAGMGKQIKQQSTRERERVYRFRCIVPYPPNSEFELELRVGDIIYVQKKHDDGWYKGTQQRTGRTGLFPASFVEAF from the exons ATGGATGAATGTATGCTGAACGATCTACTGGAATGCTCGGTGTGTCTCGAACGATTAGATACATCGAGCAAAGTACTTCCTTGCCAACATACCTTTTGCAAGAAATGTTTAGAAGAGATAGTCAGTACTCACCGCGAACTACGGTGCCCCGAATGTCGCATTCTAGTTGACGCCAAAGTGGACGATTTACCTCCTAATGTATTACTGATGCGTATTTTAGAAGGAATGCGTAACGCAGCTCCGAAATCGACAAAATCTGTAATTAAAACCAACTCTGGATCTCAAAGACACTTCGCCGGCCACCAGATTACTTCCGTTCCCATTGTAACCACCAGCATTATGCCTGTCACCCCTGCTGTATTCACCAATGAACCGATTCGGCACGCAAATGCGACAGCTAAACAAGTTCAATTGCACAATCAAACATATGGCCGCGCAATTTACGATTATATGTCAAAAGTCCCAGG GGACTTGTCGTTTAAAAAGGGAGACATTGTCATTCTTCGTAAGAAGATCGATAATAACTGGTGTTTCGGAGAAAGTGCTAACAGTCATGGAGTTTTCCCTTTATCATACGTTCAG GTAATGACACCGCTGACCCCACATGTTCCTCAGTGCAAAGCTTTGTATGATTTTAGAATGACTAATGATGATGAAGATGGCTGTCTTACATTTAATAAG GGAGAAGTAATTAGTGTTATTAGAAGAGTCGACGAAAATTGGGCAGAAGGAAAACTGTTGGATCGAATTGGTATCTTTCCGTTGGCTTTCGTAGAGCTAAATAGCGTGGCAAGAGCTCTAATGAAACTTTCAACAAA cacACAACCAGGCCCGTCGAGAGTAGCACCTCCTACTCCCACTAATGAAGAAACTATACCCTTGATACCAACTGATCATTCGCGTAATTTACAAACAAGTCAACCGCGACCACAACTTGTGCAG aacacAATTTTACCAATATCTGACTCTATCTCAAGTGTATCATCGGGAGGTAGCTCTTCGACTACCACTCCAAATACCCCCAACAGTTCAACTACATCTAGTAGTTCCAGTACAGCTCCAAGTAGTCCTAGTAGTCCAGCGACATCTCCTCCAGCAGTcggaaatagacataatgtcaAACGTCACAGCTTCACCGCTGTTAATAGTGCTCATCAAGTTCATCCACATCACAGACACAGCGCTGAAATACTTAGTCCTGCGGTAGACCATGCTATTGGTAGCGGTAATAGTGGTTGCCGCAACGAATCATTTTCTTCTACACAG ACAAGTGCCAGCGTTACGGATCATAATCTTCGACACAGGCGAAGTGGTAGTAGTGATCTTGCTCTTGCACAGTCATCGCAAAGTTTGTGTGCAACAACCGGAAATACTCATTTACCAGCTGCGTACATAGCCTTATATCCGTATAAACCTCAGAAAGCTGATGAACTTGAATTAAGAAAAGGCGGTATTTATATGGTAACAGAACGCTGTCAAGATGGATGGTTCAAAGGAACTTCTAATCGTACACAAAAATGTGGCGTTTTCCCAGGGAATTATGTTGCGCCCGCTAA ATGTCAACGTGGTCTGTGTCGAGGATCTTCAAACACAGGACAACATCAGAACGTTCCGTCGTCGACAAGTCAAAATAGTACCGAGTCACGAGTGACTGTGACCTATACTAAAAATAAAGGTCCTGCTCCACAGCCTCATAATCCACGCACATTGTTACCACCAGAGTTGCCACCACGCGCCATTAGTCCATCTTCTACCGTATCATCGTCTTGGCATGGTCAAAGCCAAACACAGAGCCAAGAAAACAGTCCGCCTCGATATAATGAACAAAATTCCGCTAATCCCCTTGGACGTAGCCATAGTGCTGTTATGTCATCAAATATTT CTTCTCCTGGAAAACAGGTGACATTACCGCAGTCATTAACCGCTACACCTACAGTCGTTGGTATCAACAACAGCGGAATTGTTGCTACAGGTGGTACTTCTTCCATCAATGATATGAATAAAAGTCCAAACAGTACTTTACACGCAATGGCTTCTCCTTCATGCGCTCCATCTGTTACAACATCTTCGAAAAATACTGAAAAG AAGGAAAAAAAGGATAAATGTGTCTCTCTAATGCGTCGATTAACGAACATTAAAAAATCAAAGTCACCACCGCCTACTACATATTCAATGGATAATCCTGTGTTTGACGATGGTAATTCCATAAATCCAGTGCACGTTCG ATCGGGATCTTGCCCAAGTCAGTTGCTACAGGTGGGAGCTACACAGGAAttaaatgcttcatacaaccacCATCGTTTGTGTCCAGGCACTGTGCAGGGGCACATCACATCTTCACAAAGACTTAAATACAAGGAGAGACCATCTTTACCGGTCTCAATCCTCCCGAG ATCCAATGAGTCGGGTGGGATGGCGTGTACGCCAATGGGAAATCATCATCGTAAGAGTAACTCTTTAGATGCTGGTATGgggaaacaaattaaacaacaaTCTACTCGTGAACG GGAACGAGTATATAGATTCCGCTGTATCGTACCGTATCCACCTAATAGCGAGTTCGAACTGGAACTTCGTGTAGGCGACATTATTTATGTACAGAAAAAGCACGACGACGGCTGGTACAAAGGTACTCAACAAAGAACTGGCCGCACGGGCCTTTTTCCGGCTAGTTTCGTCGAAGCCTTCTGA